The sequence GCCACACCGACCTGGTGTCGCTCCAAATAGGCGGCAATGACGTCGGATTCGGCACCATCATCGCCACCTGCGCCCGGCTCGGTGTCCAGGACCCGGCGGGCAATCCGTGCGAGCGCTCCTACGAGGCGTCCGGACAGGACGCGCTGGCGCTCGCGGTGCGGCAGACCGCGCCGAAGATCACCGAGGTGCTGCGGGCCGTGCACAGGCGGGCGCCGCACGCCCGGGTCGTGGTCGTCGGCTACCCCGATCTGCTGCCCGACGACGGCGTCGGCTGCTTCCCGCAAGTCCCCTTCGCGCAGGGCGATTTCGGCTACCTGCGGGACACCGAGAAGCGGCTGAACCTGATGCTGCGCACGGTGGCCGGGCGCAACCGCGCCGAGTACGTGGACACGTACGGCCCGACCGTGGGCCACGACATGTGCAAGGCGCCCGCGGACCGCTGGATCGAGCCGCTCCAGCCGGCCGCGCCCGCG is a genomic window of Streptomyces sp. WP-1 containing:
- a CDS encoding SGNH/GDSL hydrolase family protein — protein: MTNDRRPAGGARARRRLAVLAAVGGCALVAAGTTAAAAHPAGHGHRLAYVALGDSYTSGPGIPTQVDADCARSDRNYPSLVGHRERATAFTDVSCSGATTVQMWQAQGTNRPQLEAVSRHTDLVSLQIGGNDVGFGTIIATCARLGVQDPAGNPCERSYEASGQDALALAVRQTAPKITEVLRAVHRRAPHARVVVVGYPDLLPDDGVGCFPQVPFAQGDFGYLRDTEKRLNLMLRTVAGRNRAEYVDTYGPTVGHDMCKAPADRWIEPLQPAAPAAPAHPNARGEEAMAGAVLHRLTGKHGHR